In Leptospira langatensis, a genomic segment contains:
- a CDS encoding DoxX family protein: MERWHDWLENHRDWWIDLVRMYLGGVLIYKGLEFLADTDALIRMMELNNAPYASTLLAHYIVIAHICGGLLLMVGLLTRFSAMLQLPVLVGAVLFIHAREGFVSPGSNLPYASMILLLLLHFSLYGSGRISADFYIETHRSV; this comes from the coding sequence ATGGAAAGATGGCATGATTGGTTAGAAAATCATCGGGATTGGTGGATCGATTTGGTCCGTATGTATCTGGGAGGAGTGCTGATCTATAAGGGATTGGAGTTCCTTGCGGACACGGATGCCTTGATCCGTATGATGGAGCTGAATAACGCTCCGTATGCTTCTACATTGCTAGCTCATTATATAGTGATCGCACATATTTGCGGAGGTTTACTATTGATGGTGGGACTTTTAACCAGATTCTCGGCTATGTTGCAGTTGCCGGTATTGGTCGGTGCCGTCCTATTCATTCATGCTAGAGAGGGATTCGTTTCTCCGGGATCGAATCTACCTTACGCCTCCATGATATTGCTTTTGCTTTTGCATTTTTCTTTATACGGATCGGGTCGTATCTCGGCAGATTTCTATATAGAAACTCATAGAAGCGTTTAG
- a CDS encoding GAF domain-containing SpoIIE family protein phosphatase, producing MTNTESEAKKYRSLLNTSTILNANLDLYQLLPLIMLYSKDLLEAEASSLFLLEEKDGFLYCEVALGEKGEIIQKYARLEPGQGIAGWVAKEKKPIVLEDAYTDPRFNPALDQKTGFRTRSLACVPLFVQDKVIGTLEILNKSQNRGFDSSDVEVLASLSEIAAIAIKNAQTHESLKKRVLELRLLYEFEKLTVAEKSIHELGNWLLDKVLEFLEAKAGTIYIADPTLEVLRILAARGIPEDAINNIQVPYGEGISGWVAKEKQSLLIQSLDEDPRYDQSAKYKFEANSLISAPLLYRDELLGVISVNNKYSGFAFTNADLEMLGAIANRLSVTIKNANLFHKVMDTDRELKRAREVMHKILPSSLPYIPGLDFGLQHIPYDNVGGDFYNVIKLDENRSAVLIADVSGHGLSASVVATVIHTVMETFDHDTLCSPSKFFTALNFALYNKLAGNFLTAFYGVIHTGTNTLCYSNAGHNPPILYRKGEGTSSHLETKGKLVGVIPDLFFEEYVTGFSLQDRLVMYTDGLTEHSNGDRTRRYSEDLLTLAVRTHSQSSAGEASSALIKECRTYCHRSDFEDDVTLLIVDRI from the coding sequence ATGACGAATACCGAATCGGAAGCCAAGAAATACAGGAGCCTTTTAAATACTAGCACGATCCTGAACGCGAACCTGGACCTCTACCAGTTATTGCCTCTGATCATGCTGTATTCCAAGGATCTGTTGGAAGCCGAAGCAAGTTCTCTCTTCCTTCTGGAAGAAAAGGACGGATTCCTCTATTGCGAAGTTGCGTTAGGGGAAAAAGGAGAGATCATACAAAAGTACGCTCGTCTAGAACCCGGCCAAGGGATCGCGGGTTGGGTGGCGAAGGAAAAAAAACCGATCGTTTTAGAAGACGCCTATACGGATCCCAGATTCAATCCCGCCTTAGACCAAAAAACAGGGTTTCGTACCAGATCTCTTGCCTGCGTACCTCTCTTCGTTCAAGACAAGGTTATAGGCACACTCGAAATTTTAAATAAGTCCCAGAATAGAGGCTTCGACTCCTCCGATGTAGAGGTGCTGGCTTCCCTCTCCGAGATCGCAGCCATCGCGATCAAGAATGCGCAGACCCATGAATCCTTGAAAAAAAGAGTATTAGAGCTCAGATTACTTTACGAATTCGAGAAGTTAACCGTAGCCGAAAAAAGCATCCATGAACTGGGGAACTGGCTCTTGGACAAGGTACTCGAATTTTTGGAGGCGAAGGCAGGCACGATCTATATCGCAGATCCTACTTTAGAAGTGCTACGGATCCTTGCCGCTAGGGGAATTCCGGAAGATGCGATCAACAATATACAAGTACCATACGGAGAAGGAATTTCCGGCTGGGTCGCAAAAGAAAAGCAGAGCCTTCTGATCCAAAGTCTGGACGAGGATCCGAGATATGATCAAAGCGCTAAATACAAGTTCGAGGCAAATTCACTCATCTCCGCTCCATTGCTGTACAGGGATGAGCTCCTCGGAGTCATCAGCGTAAACAATAAGTATTCCGGATTCGCGTTTACCAATGCGGATCTGGAAATGTTAGGTGCAATTGCAAATCGACTCAGCGTTACCATTAAGAATGCGAATCTATTCCACAAGGTAATGGATACAGATAGGGAATTGAAACGAGCAAGAGAAGTGATGCATAAGATCCTTCCTTCTTCCCTGCCGTATATACCGGGCTTGGATTTCGGATTACAGCATATTCCGTACGACAATGTAGGCGGAGACTTTTACAATGTGATCAAGTTGGATGAGAACAGATCCGCAGTACTCATCGCGGACGTTTCCGGACATGGGCTCTCCGCTTCTGTCGTGGCAACGGTCATACATACGGTTATGGAGACCTTCGATCACGATACTCTTTGTAGTCCTTCCAAATTCTTTACCGCACTCAATTTTGCCTTATACAATAAGCTGGCGGGAAATTTCCTAACTGCATTCTACGGAGTGATCCATACCGGAACAAACACATTATGTTATTCGAATGCTGGCCACAATCCTCCCATCCTCTACAGAAAAGGAGAAGGTACATCATCTCATCTGGAAACAAAAGGCAAACTGGTAGGAGTGATCCCGGACCTATTCTTCGAAGAATATGTGACCGGTTTCTCGCTTCAAGATAGACTCGTAATGTATACGGACGGACTGACGGAGCATTCAAACGGAGACAGAACCAGAAGATATAGCGAAGACCTATTGACCCTCGCGGTACGAACTCATTCCCAATCTTCTGCGGGAGAAGCCTCTTCTGCACTCATCAAAGAATGCAGGACCTATTGCCATAGATCCGACTTCGAAGACGACGTAACTTTGCTGATAGTGGATCGGATCTAA
- a CDS encoding hemin-degrading factor: MSAIESSNANGLIQAWKALRESQPRLRMRDIASHLNTSEAGLLAAAEITQAQEFPKATSLRENWGDLFAKLGSLGRVMVLTRNEACVHERKGRFEEVSSGPGNILVVGPDIDLRLFPGVWKFGFAVEEAKQDGFQRSLQIFDEKGDAVHKIFLTDGSDVQAWEDLKSEFTKKDPILDPLFVPKEETPSSLSKKEISPEAKEQFLSDWGKLEDTHEFFPLLRKYGVSRIQSMELAEGIFTQRIDARLVLRMLELASLNRTPIMVFVGNHGAIQIHTGEVTNIKVLEHWWNVLDPEFNLHLRSDLISSSWIVEKPSKDGKIHSIEVYDEKGELIVQFFGKRKPGQAERTDWLGILDQISPSVSA; the protein is encoded by the coding sequence ATGTCCGCCATCGAATCGTCAAATGCAAACGGCCTGATCCAGGCCTGGAAAGCACTACGAGAATCCCAGCCCCGTTTGAGAATGAGAGATATTGCCTCTCACTTAAACACATCGGAAGCGGGACTTCTCGCTGCTGCCGAAATTACACAGGCACAAGAGTTCCCGAAAGCGACCAGCTTACGGGAAAACTGGGGAGATCTCTTTGCCAAACTAGGAAGCCTAGGACGCGTAATGGTACTCACCAGGAACGAGGCCTGCGTACATGAGAGAAAAGGTCGCTTTGAAGAAGTTAGTTCTGGTCCGGGAAATATCCTAGTCGTCGGTCCGGACATAGATCTAAGGCTCTTCCCAGGAGTCTGGAAATTCGGCTTCGCAGTGGAAGAAGCAAAACAAGACGGATTCCAAAGATCCTTGCAGATCTTTGACGAAAAAGGAGATGCAGTACATAAAATTTTTCTAACGGACGGATCAGACGTCCAAGCATGGGAAGATCTAAAATCCGAATTCACCAAGAAAGATCCGATACTCGATCCTTTATTTGTTCCGAAAGAAGAAACTCCTTCTTCTCTATCCAAGAAAGAGATCTCTCCCGAAGCAAAGGAGCAATTCTTAAGCGATTGGGGGAAATTAGAGGACACTCACGAATTTTTTCCTCTATTAAGAAAGTATGGGGTATCCAGGATCCAATCTATGGAATTAGCGGAGGGAATATTCACTCAAAGAATAGATGCCCGGCTCGTATTAAGAATGCTCGAGTTAGCGTCCTTAAACAGGACCCCGATCATGGTGTTCGTAGGAAACCATGGAGCTATACAGATCCATACGGGAGAAGTCACGAATATCAAAGTCTTAGAACATTGGTGGAATGTGTTGGATCCCGAGTTCAATCTTCATTTGAGATCCGATCTGATCTCCAGTTCTTGGATCGTAGAAAAACCTTCTAAAGACGGAAAGATCCACTCCATCGAAGTATATGATGAAAAAGGCGAACTGATCGTACAGTTCTTCGGAAAAAGAAAACCGGGACAGGCTGAAAGAACAGATTGGTTAGGGATACTGGACCAGATCTCCCCTTCCGTATCTGCATAA
- a CDS encoding metallophosphoesterase yields the protein MEFDLQRLVIFLSVFTVILFLGYSYAASRLSAPFELNTIQSVLLWSAVVFLVLLTPSAYILSMLFRETPWQKFWAYSAFTTLGFSTILVSFVAFRDLGNLAWKGSLFITDKLQSDPKQTEEGSGFSRRDFISRFSSFALLGMAGGLTAFGMYQAKKTPSIKKVSIKVKDLPDGLHGFKIAQLSDIHIGPTIKGGFLEEVVRKTNSLEADLVAVTGDLVDGTVGMLKDHVSPLKGLKSKHGTFFVTGNHEYYSGVLAWIRELQDMGIHVLLNQNKLLEHNGATLAIAGVTDYKAHTIIPGHRTDPKQASLGAEDAHYKVLLAHQPNSIFEAAKAGFHLQLSGHTHGGQYFPGNVFIHLFQKFVAGLSEWEGTQLYVSRGTGYWGPPIRIGAPSEITILVLEKET from the coding sequence ATGGAGTTCGATTTGCAAAGATTGGTGATTTTTCTCAGTGTTTTTACGGTAATATTATTTCTAGGATATTCTTACGCCGCGAGTCGTCTCAGCGCTCCCTTCGAATTGAATACGATCCAGTCCGTTCTTCTCTGGAGTGCCGTTGTTTTTCTGGTGCTTCTCACTCCAAGTGCATATATTCTCAGTATGCTTTTCCGAGAAACCCCTTGGCAAAAATTCTGGGCCTATTCTGCCTTCACTACCTTGGGTTTTTCTACCATTCTGGTTTCCTTCGTCGCGTTCCGGGATCTGGGAAATCTGGCTTGGAAGGGAAGTCTGTTCATCACAGACAAATTGCAGTCCGATCCTAAGCAAACGGAAGAAGGATCCGGATTCTCTAGAAGGGATTTTATCTCTCGCTTCTCCTCCTTTGCGTTACTCGGAATGGCGGGAGGCTTGACTGCGTTCGGCATGTACCAAGCAAAGAAGACTCCTTCGATCAAGAAGGTCAGTATCAAGGTAAAGGATCTTCCGGACGGACTTCATGGTTTCAAGATCGCTCAGCTCTCCGACATACATATCGGGCCAACGATCAAGGGTGGCTTCTTGGAAGAAGTGGTCAGAAAGACAAATTCCTTGGAAGCGGATCTTGTGGCAGTAACGGGAGATCTAGTCGATGGGACTGTGGGAATGTTGAAAGACCATGTGAGCCCTCTAAAAGGACTGAAATCCAAACACGGTACCTTCTTCGTGACCGGAAATCATGAGTATTATTCGGGAGTTCTAGCCTGGATCCGTGAACTCCAGGATATGGGCATCCATGTTCTATTAAACCAAAATAAATTACTAGAGCATAATGGAGCTACTCTTGCTATTGCAGGTGTGACGGACTACAAGGCTCATACAATTATCCCGGGACATAGAACGGATCCGAAGCAGGCTTCCTTGGGCGCAGAGGACGCTCACTATAAGGTTCTTTTAGCTCACCAACCCAATTCGATATTCGAAGCGGCCAAGGCGGGATTCCATCTGCAACTTTCCGGTCATACTCATGGAGGACAGTACTTCCCGGGGAACGTATTCATTCATCTCTTCCAAAAATTCGTAGCCGGCTTAAGCGAATGGGAAGGAACACAATTGTACGTGAGCCGCGGAACCGGTTACTGGGGACCCCCCATTCGGATCGGAGCCCCTTCTGAGATCACCATCCTAGTCTTGGAAAAAGAAACCTAA